A genomic stretch from Sphingobacterium sp. ML3W includes:
- a CDS encoding alpha/beta hydrolase codes for MNMQLNTMTKMLTFFIIMMMGAGISKLNAQTSVNEKKSETEDMINFQQTKTVQAGLLNVGYAEIGPRNGKPVILLHGWPYDIHSFEQSSAILAKKGYRVLVPYLRGYGTTTFLSAKTMRNGQQSAVALDIIKFMDALKIKKAVIGGFDWGARTADIIAALWPERCSALVAVSGYLIGSPKANETPLPPNAEFLWWYQYYFSTERGYKGYKANTQEFNKLIWKTASPKWNFDDQTYKRSSKSFENPDHTDIVIHNYRWRLGLAKGEKQYDDLEDRLAKAPDITVPTVTLEGDANGAAFPPPASYASKYKGKYKHHTLNGGVGHNLPQEAPEAFADAIIEADIMAQ; via the coding sequence ATGAATATGCAACTAAATACAATGACAAAGATGCTCACATTTTTCATCATCATGATGATGGGAGCAGGAATCTCCAAACTGAATGCACAAACGTCGGTTAATGAAAAGAAGAGCGAAACAGAAGATATGATAAATTTCCAGCAGACTAAAACTGTCCAAGCGGGGCTCCTAAACGTAGGATATGCTGAAATAGGCCCAAGAAACGGTAAGCCGGTAATCCTTCTTCATGGATGGCCATACGATATCCACAGCTTTGAACAGTCCTCCGCTATCCTCGCCAAAAAGGGATACCGTGTACTGGTACCTTACCTGCGGGGGTACGGAACCACAACATTTCTTTCTGCCAAAACTATGCGAAACGGGCAACAGTCTGCGGTCGCACTTGATATCATCAAATTTATGGATGCACTGAAAATTAAAAAGGCGGTCATCGGTGGGTTCGACTGGGGAGCCAGAACCGCGGATATTATCGCAGCATTGTGGCCTGAACGTTGTTCGGCGTTGGTCGCTGTAAGTGGATATCTTATTGGTAGCCCCAAAGCGAACGAAACCCCGCTTCCACCAAATGCCGAATTTTTATGGTGGTATCAATATTATTTCTCCACTGAAAGGGGCTATAAAGGCTACAAAGCAAATACACAGGAATTCAATAAACTGATCTGGAAAACAGCTTCACCAAAATGGAACTTTGATGACCAGACCTATAAACGTTCCTCAAAGTCATTCGAGAACCCGGATCATACGGATATTGTCATCCATAATTACCGTTGGCGGTTGGGATTGGCCAAAGGCGAAAAACAATACGACGACCTGGAAGACAGACTGGCAAAAGCTCCAGATATTACAGTTCCCACAGTGACCCTTGAAGGAGATGCAAATGGGGCAGCCTTTCCGCCGCCAGCAAGCTATGCATCAAAATATAAAGGTAAGTATAAGCATCATACTTTAAATGGTGGTGTTGGCCATAACCTACCTCAGGAAGCACCGGAGGCTTTCGCCGACGCGATCATTGAAGCCGACATAATGGCACAGTAA
- a CDS encoding DoxX family protein — translation MQHSTYTKIYLGGRIFMSLWFGASSFFELTRSPVVWDITLQLGYPAHFIYILGIFKIVGSIIFLIPNRFNRIKEWIFAGMFFDITFAFFSKIVVLGLPSAIDAIIAFIVLALTYYAFNKIHFIDYTENLSQD, via the coding sequence ATGCAACATTCAACTTATACAAAAATTTATCTTGGCGGACGGATCTTTATGTCATTATGGTTTGGCGCTAGTAGTTTCTTTGAGCTGACAAGAAGTCCGGTGGTCTGGGATATTACACTACAACTTGGATATCCGGCACATTTCATTTATATACTAGGTATATTTAAAATTGTAGGAAGTATCATTTTCCTTATTCCAAATCGTTTCAATAGGATTAAGGAATGGATTTTTGCAGGGATGTTTTTTGACATCACTTTCGCTTTCTTCTCAAAGATTGTAGTGCTTGGCTTACCTTCGGCAATCGATGCGATAATCGCCTTTATAGTCCTGGCCCTTACGTACTACGCGTTCAACAAAATCCACTTTATTGATTACACTGAGAATTTGTCTCAAGATTAA